The following coding sequences lie in one Clostridiaceae bacterium genomic window:
- the gatC gene encoding Asp-tRNA(Asn)/Glu-tRNA(Gln) amidotransferase subunit GatC, translating to MNITIDDIKYIAKLAKLRFSEEEVLKLTSEFESILAHFKSIDKMNLDNVDLNQYSSDNKTITRPDVVKNYEDKSKLFQNVKSKRDTFIVIPKIIE from the coding sequence ATGAACATAACAATTGATGATATAAAATATATTGCCAAACTTGCCAAGCTTCGGTTCAGCGAAGAAGAAGTGTTAAAGCTTACCTCAGAGTTTGAGAGCATTTTAGCTCATTTCAAGTCTATAGATAAAATGAATCTTGACAATGTAGATTTAAACCAGTATTCATCTGATAACAAAACAATAACCAGACCTGATGTTGTTAAAAATTATGAGGATAAATCAAAGCTTTTTCAAAATGTTAAATCCAAGCGGGATACATTTATAGTAATACCGAAGATAATCGAGTAG
- the gatA gene encoding Asp-tRNA(Asn)/Glu-tRNA(Gln) amidotransferase subunit GatA, producing MSLEFMSAEDIRKGIEEKRFSAEEIAVKFIENIKTKDNEINAFLLLCEEKAIEQAKLIDKKKSKGEPLGKLAGVPVAIKDNICTDGIRTTCASRMLEDFIPPYNATVVDKLINEDAIIIGKTNMDEFAMGSSTENSAFKITKNPRDLTRVPGGSSGGSAAAVAGDMVPVSLGSDTGGSIRQPAAFCGVVGLKPTYGLVSRYGLIAFGSSLDQIGPFSKTVRDSALVLEVIQGRDKRDSTSYDGDYETDYLLNIDAGIKGMRIGVPKEFFSEGLDKEIDASIRDSIEILKSCGALVEETSIPIVDEGLSAYYIISSAEASSNLARYDGIRYGHRTKDYENVEELIEKSRSEAFGAEVKRRIMLGTYALSSGYYDEYYKRAQKFRKVLREQFEESFKKFDIVIGPTSPVLPFKIGEKKSNPLEMYLADVYTVNINLAGLPAVSLPCGLSHEKLPIGLQLIGPRFGEKKILQAAYTLERELQLEL from the coding sequence ATGAGCTTAGAATTCATGAGTGCAGAGGATATAAGAAAGGGTATTGAAGAAAAAAGGTTCTCAGCAGAGGAAATAGCAGTAAAATTCATTGAAAATATTAAAACAAAAGATAATGAAATAAATGCATTTTTATTACTATGTGAAGAAAAGGCAATAGAACAGGCTAAATTGATTGATAAGAAAAAAAGTAAAGGAGAGCCACTTGGAAAACTTGCAGGAGTTCCTGTTGCAATCAAGGACAATATTTGTACTGATGGTATCAGGACAACTTGCGCATCCAGAATGCTCGAGGATTTCATACCTCCATATAATGCTACTGTTGTTGATAAGCTCATTAATGAAGATGCCATTATTATAGGAAAAACAAATATGGATGAGTTTGCCATGGGATCTTCCACTGAAAACTCTGCCTTTAAAATAACTAAGAATCCAAGAGATTTGACCAGAGTGCCTGGAGGTTCTTCAGGAGGTTCTGCCGCAGCGGTTGCAGGGGATATGGTTCCCGTATCTCTTGGCTCAGATACCGGAGGTTCAATAAGGCAGCCGGCTGCCTTTTGCGGAGTGGTAGGATTGAAACCCACTTATGGACTGGTATCACGCTATGGCTTAATTGCTTTTGGTTCATCTCTGGATCAAATCGGGCCTTTTTCCAAAACCGTCAGAGACTCGGCTTTAGTACTGGAAGTTATTCAGGGAAGAGACAAAAGGGACAGCACTTCCTATGATGGAGACTATGAAACCGATTATTTATTAAACATAGATGCCGGAATTAAGGGTATGAGAATAGGTGTCCCAAAAGAATTTTTCTCAGAAGGGCTGGATAAAGAAATTGACGCATCAATAAGAGATAGTATTGAAATATTAAAATCATGTGGAGCATTAGTTGAAGAAACGTCTATTCCCATTGTGGATGAAGGTTTATCAGCATACTATATTATATCTTCTGCAGAAGCCAGTTCTAATCTTGCAAGATATGACGGGATACGGTATGGACACAGAACTAAAGATTATGAAAATGTTGAAGAGTTAATAGAAAAATCCAGAAGTGAAGCTTTCGGGGCTGAAGTTAAAAGAAGAATCATGCTTGGTACTTATGCACTTTCTTCCGGTTATTATGATGAATATTATAAAAGGGCGCAAAAGTTCAGAAAAGTGTTAAGAGAACAATTTGAAGAGAGCTTTAAAAAATTTGATATTGTTATTGGACCTACCTCTCCGGTATTGCCTTTCAAAATTGGTGAAAAGAAAAGTAATCCTCTCGAAATGTATCTTGCAGATGTATATACAGTTAACATAAATCTGGCAGGTCTTCCTGCAGTATCACTGCCCTGTGGACTAAGCCACGAAAAACTTCCGATTGGTTTACAATTAATCGGGCCTCGTTTTGGAGAAAAGAAAATACTTCAGGCTGCTTATACCTTAGAAAGAGAGCTTCAATTAGAGCTGTAA
- the gatB gene encoding Asp-tRNA(Asn)/Glu-tRNA(Gln) amidotransferase subunit GatB, whose protein sequence is MNYETVIGLEIHAELNTKSKIFCECSTKFASKPNENTCPVCTGLPGTLPVLNEEVVNLAIKAGIALNCNINMINKMDRKNYFYPDLPKAYQISQYDLPICTGGFVEFECEGKTVKVRINRIHIEEDAGKLIHLEDEPYSLIDYNRAGVPLIEIVSEPDMHSPLEAVTFLRTLKSILEYCEISDCRMEQGSLRCDANISLRPAGSKQFYTKVEIKNINSFKELQKALEDEENRQRKLYQAEEGYKVIQETRRWDSLRGKTVSMRTKEEAHDYRYFPEPDLLPVIIKENTIKHIKGTLPELPAEKSQRFIKDYNLTESEVEILVRDKALSEFFENAIKEGAPPKAAANWILGDLLRIMNDKKLSTEEIPVKPAYLSKLIALIEKGSISNTAAKGIFKELFVKDIDPEELIKAKGLEQISSEEEIIKLVEQAFKDNPQSVEDFKNGKTQAVGFLIGQVMKASKGKANPKLVKELVDAELRK, encoded by the coding sequence ATGAATTATGAAACAGTAATTGGGCTTGAAATACATGCTGAGTTAAACACAAAATCCAAAATTTTTTGTGAATGTTCAACAAAATTTGCTTCAAAGCCAAACGAAAATACCTGTCCTGTATGTACCGGACTGCCGGGAACACTCCCAGTTTTAAATGAGGAGGTTGTAAACCTGGCCATTAAAGCAGGTATAGCGTTAAATTGCAATATAAACATGATTAATAAAATGGACAGAAAGAATTATTTTTATCCTGACCTTCCAAAGGCTTATCAAATATCCCAATATGATTTGCCCATTTGTACAGGAGGGTTTGTTGAGTTTGAATGTGAGGGAAAAACTGTTAAAGTCCGTATAAACAGGATTCACATAGAGGAGGATGCCGGTAAATTAATACACCTCGAAGATGAACCCTACTCGCTCATTGATTATAACAGGGCAGGAGTTCCTCTGATAGAAATAGTATCTGAACCAGATATGCATTCACCACTTGAAGCAGTAACATTTTTACGGACATTAAAATCAATACTTGAATATTGCGAAATTTCGGACTGCCGTATGGAACAGGGATCTTTAAGATGTGATGCAAATATATCCCTAAGGCCTGCAGGAAGTAAACAATTTTATACAAAAGTAGAAATAAAAAATATCAACTCTTTCAAAGAACTGCAAAAAGCCCTTGAAGATGAAGAAAACAGGCAAAGGAAGCTTTATCAGGCTGAAGAGGGTTATAAGGTAATTCAGGAGACCAGAAGATGGGATAGCTTAAGAGGAAAAACAGTATCCATGAGGACAAAAGAGGAAGCGCATGATTACAGATATTTCCCTGAACCCGATTTATTGCCTGTTATAATTAAAGAGAATACTATTAAACATATCAAGGGAACTTTACCTGAACTACCCGCCGAAAAATCACAAAGGTTTATTAAGGATTATAATTTGACTGAAAGTGAAGTGGAAATTCTAGTAAGAGATAAGGCTTTATCAGAATTCTTTGAAAACGCAATTAAGGAAGGGGCGCCACCAAAAGCTGCTGCAAACTGGATACTGGGAGATTTGTTAAGGATTATGAATGATAAAAAGTTATCTACTGAAGAAATCCCCGTAAAACCGGCTTATCTTAGCAAGCTTATAGCCCTCATTGAAAAAGGAAGCATAAGTAATACTGCCGCTAAAGGAATATTTAAAGAATTATTTGTAAAAGATATTGACCCTGAAGAATTAATAAAAGCTAAAGGACTGGAGCAGATAAGTTCTGAGGAAGAAATTATCAAACTTGTTGAGCAAGCATTTAAAGATAATCCTCAGTCAGTGGAAGATTTCAAGAACGGAAAAACTCAGGCTGTCGGATTTCTGATAGGCCAGGTAATGAAAGCATCAAAGGGTAAAGCTAACCCAAAACTGGTAAAAGAGCTGGTAGATGCCGAGCTAAGGAAATAA